In Candidatus Polarisedimenticolia bacterium, a single genomic region encodes these proteins:
- a CDS encoding DNA topoisomerase IB, whose translation MTRIEQLQKTGIRRLGTKERGFHYKGPADAAVSAADRNRIHQLKIPPAWNDVWINSAAGGTVQAMGRDAAGRLQYLYHADHLRRREARKFRRLILFAQALPKMRGAVAAHLRRPGLGKETVMASILRILSTCFLRPGSQVYASENGSFGLATLRRRHVRVQGNVVEFDFTGKSGVQQQSRLKDRRVARIVRGLLRHPSRDVFKFQNGDGEFVNVTRHHINEYIREVMGESFSAKDFRTWAGTLVCACALAKFGAENAETGAARKRKVVAAIQETADILGNTPAVCRSSYICPEILQGFEKGRVIRRFFKSPEELISYRGRSLHVAEKSLLAFMKRSSAD comes from the coding sequence ATGACGAGAATCGAGCAGCTCCAGAAGACGGGAATTCGTCGCCTCGGAACGAAGGAGCGCGGGTTCCATTACAAAGGTCCCGCGGATGCCGCGGTCTCGGCGGCGGATCGGAATCGCATCCACCAGCTCAAGATCCCGCCCGCCTGGAACGACGTTTGGATCAACTCGGCCGCCGGAGGGACGGTCCAGGCGATGGGCCGGGACGCCGCCGGCCGCCTGCAGTATCTGTACCACGCCGATCACCTGCGCCGCAGGGAAGCCAGGAAGTTCAGGCGCCTGATCCTATTCGCCCAGGCGCTCCCCAAGATGCGCGGCGCGGTCGCCGCGCACCTCCGGCGGCCGGGCCTGGGAAAAGAGACGGTGATGGCCTCGATTCTGAGGATTCTCTCGACCTGTTTCCTGCGGCCCGGGAGCCAGGTCTATGCCAGCGAGAACGGGAGCTTCGGCCTGGCGACGCTGCGGCGCAGACACGTGCGGGTCCAAGGGAACGTCGTGGAGTTCGACTTCACCGGAAAGTCGGGAGTGCAGCAGCAAAGCCGCCTCAAGGACCGCCGCGTCGCCCGGATCGTCCGCGGCCTGCTGAGACATCCCTCCCGCGATGTCTTCAAGTTTCAAAACGGCGACGGCGAGTTCGTCAACGTCACGCGCCACCACATCAACGAGTACATTCGAGAAGTCATGGGCGAGAGCTTCAGCGCCAAGGATTTCCGCACCTGGGCGGGGACGCTCGTCTGCGCCTGCGCCCTCGCGAAGTTTGGCGCCGAGAACGCCGAGACCGGCGCGGCGCGCAAGCGTAAGGTAGTCGCGGCGATCCAGGAGACGGCGGACATCCTCGGGAACACGCCGGCGGTCTGCCGCAGCTCCTACATCTGCCCCGAGATCCTGCAGGGCTTCGAGAAGGGAAGAGTCATCCGCCGCTTCTTCAAGAGTCCCGAGGAATTGATTTCCTATCGCGGCCGAAGCCTGCACGTCGCCGAGAAGTCGCTTCTGGCTTTCATGAAACGCAGCTCCGCCGATTAG